In a genomic window of Occallatibacter riparius:
- a CDS encoding VOC family protein, giving the protein MFLGTHLLLYSRDPEADRAFLRDVLEIRAVDAGEGWLIFGLPPAEMGIHPGESHIEHAGTNLAASTVYLMCRDLRATMMNLEMKGVTCGPVQEAGWGVVTSIPLPGGSSLGLYQPRHPLAIETPQ; this is encoded by the coding sequence ATGTTTCTTGGAACACATTTACTGCTCTATAGTCGCGACCCGGAGGCCGACCGGGCATTCCTGCGTGATGTCCTGGAGATCCGCGCGGTAGACGCCGGTGAAGGCTGGCTAATCTTCGGCCTGCCGCCTGCGGAAATGGGAATTCATCCGGGCGAATCGCACATTGAGCATGCCGGAACAAATCTGGCTGCGAGCACCGTGTACCTGATGTGCCGCGATCTGCGCGCAACAATGATGAATCTGGAAATGAAGGGCGTGACCTGTGGCCCCGTCCAGGAAGCCGGTTGGGGCGTCGTCACATCCATCCCGCTGCCCGGCGGCAGCAGTCTGGGCCTATACCAGCCGCGTCATCCCCTGGC